A single Parabacteroides timonensis DNA region contains:
- a CDS encoding glycoside hydrolase family 2 protein, whose amino-acid sequence MISGVFSAFAQENTITIPEPGEKTLLNSGWMARRASEIKTDGNLLSSTPLETTGWIPARVPGTVLTTLLENGLYPAPEFGMNNNLIPDIYDAGNDFYTFWFVCQFETPTVPDGRIVWLNFRGINYKAELFLNGKRLNNTTHEGMFLRKSFNITEHLQKKGRNVLAVLVYPPTYPGDPNGGQGGDGQIARNNTMQYTPGWDWVQPIRDRNTGIWDEVSVTTTGAVTVQSPYIVTKVPGVRSPEKKTQEDALVKTSVEVENVTDAPRKGLLVCETNGIRLTQRLTLSPYEKREVHFDPMKIKNPQLWWPNGVGEQPLYDMHIYFEADNRVSDSQQLKYGIREITTDKCPDNGGRRFYVNGQKIYVTGGNYISSDWLLRLSPERYRDEVRFHAEMNLRMIRVWGGALLERPEFYNACDEYGILVFQDLWGSGDCNGAWEDPMKMDSRERRWEYPDNHDLFIASVKDQVKMIRNHPSLCLWCGANEWPLAKNIDKQLKEKVFPELDPERLFVSYSTDSLFTRNLLGDNGDGPYGIQEPEWFFTFRSHPFNPEAGSVGSPEVESMREMMTEKDLAEFPRKGFTRNATWRYHRDLGYQDHLERYGEVKDIETYCKYAQVVNYDQYRSFMEGWGSHLWDWYTGILIWKTQNPWTSLRGQMYDWFLDVNASLYGTRKGCEPLHPFYNPVTRQVELLNTSLSDYPDLIVNARIYDTSGNIRWEKEIKSEAKANTVAPLFDVPVPEEIQGVYFLRLSMQPADPARPSNVAVALPDAPNIYWLTTLPKDYSDLSRLPKAKPEVKVSLQREGTTYSGMVSLHSKTNISFFNRIKVLDKETGNRILPVHYSDNYITLMPGDHCTLTISFTSSLPADRIQIVADSWTADRIVATAD is encoded by the coding sequence ATGATAAGCGGAGTATTCTCTGCCTTTGCACAGGAAAATACAATAACAATCCCTGAACCCGGAGAAAAGACTTTGCTTAATTCCGGCTGGATGGCACGGAGAGCCAGTGAGATAAAGACAGACGGAAACCTTTTAAGCTCTACACCTCTGGAAACAACAGGCTGGATACCAGCCCGTGTCCCAGGAACAGTACTGACCACTTTACTGGAAAACGGCCTGTACCCTGCACCGGAGTTCGGAATGAACAATAACCTGATCCCCGATATTTATGACGCTGGTAATGATTTTTATACTTTCTGGTTCGTTTGTCAGTTTGAAACGCCGACAGTACCGGACGGTCGGATTGTCTGGCTGAACTTCCGGGGAATAAACTATAAGGCAGAACTGTTCCTAAATGGCAAACGGCTTAATAATACCACCCATGAAGGAATGTTCCTGCGGAAATCGTTTAATATAACGGAACATCTTCAGAAGAAAGGAAGGAATGTGTTGGCTGTCCTCGTATATCCTCCGACATACCCCGGCGATCCGAATGGCGGACAAGGCGGTGACGGACAGATCGCCCGTAATAATACCATGCAATATACGCCCGGCTGGGACTGGGTTCAACCCATCAGGGATCGTAATACCGGTATTTGGGATGAGGTGTCGGTTACTACTACCGGTGCTGTTACCGTCCAGTCGCCATATATCGTAACGAAAGTACCGGGTGTCCGCTCTCCGGAAAAGAAAACGCAGGAGGATGCTTTGGTAAAGACCTCTGTTGAGGTGGAGAATGTTACCGATGCACCCCGTAAAGGTCTGTTAGTCTGCGAAACAAACGGTATCCGTTTAACGCAGCGTCTCACCTTGTCTCCATACGAAAAAAGGGAAGTTCATTTCGACCCGATGAAAATAAAAAATCCGCAGTTGTGGTGGCCCAACGGAGTAGGGGAACAACCTCTATACGATATGCATATTTACTTTGAAGCAGATAACCGGGTCAGCGACAGCCAGCAACTCAAATACGGAATCCGTGAGATCACAACAGATAAATGTCCGGACAACGGAGGCCGTCGCTTCTACGTGAACGGCCAGAAGATTTATGTAACCGGAGGTAATTATATCTCTTCCGACTGGTTACTGCGCCTTTCCCCTGAACGTTACCGCGATGAAGTCCGTTTCCATGCCGAAATGAATTTGCGTATGATCCGCGTATGGGGAGGTGCCCTGCTCGAACGTCCGGAGTTTTATAATGCCTGTGATGAATACGGAATACTGGTCTTCCAGGATTTATGGGGCAGTGGCGATTGTAACGGTGCCTGGGAAGACCCGATGAAAATGGACTCCCGCGAACGTCGTTGGGAATATCCCGACAATCATGATCTTTTTATCGCCTCGGTAAAAGACCAGGTCAAAATGATACGTAACCATCCGAGCCTTTGTCTTTGGTGTGGAGCTAACGAATGGCCGTTGGCTAAAAACATCGACAAGCAACTGAAAGAAAAAGTCTTCCCGGAGCTTGATCCCGAACGCCTGTTCGTCAGCTATTCGACCGACTCCCTCTTTACCCGCAACCTGCTGGGCGATAACGGCGACGGTCCTTACGGTATTCAGGAGCCGGAATGGTTCTTTACTTTCCGTTCGCATCCGTTTAATCCGGAGGCAGGCTCCGTCGGTTCGCCGGAGGTGGAAAGTATGCGGGAAATGATGACGGAGAAAGACCTGGCAGAATTTCCTAGAAAAGGTTTTACCCGTAATGCCACCTGGCGTTATCATCGGGATCTGGGATATCAGGATCATTTGGAACGTTATGGCGAGGTAAAGGATATCGAAACTTATTGTAAATATGCTCAGGTCGTGAATTACGATCAATACCGTAGCTTTATGGAGGGCTGGGGTTCGCATCTTTGGGACTGGTATACCGGCATACTGATCTGGAAAACCCAGAACCCGTGGACTTCCCTGCGCGGACAGATGTACGATTGGTTCCTCGATGTAAATGCTTCCCTGTACGGTACACGTAAAGGATGCGAACCCCTGCATCCGTTTTACAATCCTGTCACCCGGCAGGTAGAACTGTTGAATACATCCCTGTCTGATTACCCGGATCTGATCGTAAATGCCCGTATCTACGACACCAGCGGTAATATCCGTTGGGAAAAAGAAATAAAGTCGGAAGCCAAAGCCAATACGGTAGCGCCCTTGTTTGATGTTCCCGTTCCGGAAGAGATACAAGGAGTCTACTTCCTTCGCCTGTCTATGCAGCCGGCTGATCCTGCCCGGCCTTCCAACGTAGCCGTCGCATTACCGGACGCCCCGAATATCTATTGGCTGACCACGCTTCCGAAAGATTATTCCGACTTATCCCGTTTGCCCAAAGCAAAGCCGGAGGTGAAAGTTTCTCTGCAACGGGAAGGAACAACCTATTCCGGTATGGTATCGCTCCATTCGAAAACGAATATTTCTTTTTTCAACCGTATCAAGGTATTGGATAAGGAAACCGGCAATCGTATCCTTCCCGTACATTATTCGGATAACTATATCACGCTTATGCCGGGTGACCATTGTACTTTAACGATCAGTTTTACCTCTTCTTTACCCGCAGACCGGATACAGATAGTAGCTGATAGTTGGACGGCAGACCGGATCGTAGCTACGGCCGATTAA
- a CDS encoding DUF6565 domain-containing protein, whose product MKRFLMMMFAATALFVMSSCGESKDSYIKDFTKFVEKVQANEDKYSEDDWKELEKKYVEFAETKYDKYSSELSTDEMIGITKLKAIYLTIQTKHGIIDNILKEGDNAVRSVFK is encoded by the coding sequence ATGAAAAGGTTTTTAATGATGATGTTTGCAGCGACGGCTCTTTTTGTCATGAGCAGTTGTGGGGAATCGAAAGATTCATATATAAAGGACTTTACAAAATTCGTAGAGAAGGTACAGGCGAATGAAGATAAGTATTCGGAAGATGACTGGAAAGAGTTGGAAAAGAAGTATGTCGAATTTGCAGAAACGAAATATGACAAGTACAGTTCCGAACTATCTACGGATGAGATGATCGGCATTACGAAGTTGAAAGCCATTTATCTGACGATCCAGACAAAGCACGGTATCATCGACAACATCCTGAAAGAAGGAGATAATGCGGTAAGATCTGTATTTAAATAA
- a CDS encoding OmpA family protein, whose protein sequence is MKSFKLLSVLLCMAVVFTSCGTWTNTGKGTAIGVGGGAAAGAGIGALAGNTALGAVIGAAVGGTAGALIGKKMDKQKKELEATLPPETTVETINNGEALKVTFDSGILFATNSSTLSDASRSALRKLAVSLNENPDTDIKIVGYTDNTGKVDYNQTLSEKRAKSVYDYMMVDQGVSGRRMEYEGKGVHDPVASNDTPEGRALNRRVEILILANEKMIQDAQQGTLK, encoded by the coding sequence ATGAAGAGTTTTAAGTTATTATCTGTACTGCTATGTATGGCAGTAGTATTTACGAGTTGTGGGACATGGACGAATACAGGTAAAGGTACAGCCATCGGCGTAGGTGGTGGTGCTGCTGCCGGAGCCGGGATCGGTGCATTGGCTGGTAATACAGCTTTAGGTGCTGTTATCGGAGCTGCCGTAGGTGGTACAGCCGGAGCCCTGATCGGCAAAAAGATGGATAAGCAGAAGAAAGAACTCGAAGCTACTTTACCGCCTGAAACCACTGTTGAAACGATCAACAATGGCGAAGCTCTGAAAGTAACTTTCGACTCCGGTATTCTATTTGCCACCAACTCGAGCACGTTGAGCGACGCTTCACGCAGCGCATTGCGTAAACTGGCTGTCAGCCTGAATGAGAACCCGGATACCGACATCAAGATCGTTGGTTATACCGACAATACCGGTAAAGTGGACTACAACCAGACACTGTCTGAGAAACGTGCTAAGAGTGTGTACGATTATATGATGGTTGACCAGGGTGTAAGCGGACGACGTATGGAATATGAAGGTAAAGGGGTTCACGACCCTGTTGCCAGCAACGATACGCCTGAAGGACGTGCACTGAACCGTCGCGTGGAGATCCTGATTCTTGCTAACGAAAAGATGATACAGGATGCACAACAGGGCACATTGAAATAA
- a CDS encoding immunoglobulin-like domain-containing protein, producing the protein MRSVILYNLLLCILFIGCTNRQKQSTIIGGADSTTEIVIADADTQQYDIDAPIPLSEIEQYNKRVTLKRIPNVAITHPDAYKIRTQKPVYTTKTQQITLDVINVDAPSAELEYHRMEQWENGKWTEFPFIDNLGFAGGGRTLSKGDTLPEHISMSEFKYLLEPNKYKIHFYVFANIYIYCTVTDKSIQSVKNSEMKGAFNFRVLDSKNDSLRILFENHTNLSVQPVYLPSVGTDELYNVHPYARSGWVGESQWMKSHALLKGGEAMLFSIPISWDTNGLQSRHDKESFKAGILAPGKYKIGLQIEVYMETEFKVEYSPIPLQPTEITH; encoded by the coding sequence ATGAGATCTGTCATTTTATACAACCTGCTTCTTTGCATTCTTTTTATCGGATGTACAAACAGACAAAAGCAATCGACAATCATTGGCGGCGCAGATAGTACCACTGAAATCGTCATTGCCGATGCAGACACACAACAATACGACATAGATGCCCCTATTCCTCTGTCAGAGATAGAACAATATAACAAACGAGTGACCTTGAAACGTATCCCCAATGTAGCGATCACCCACCCGGATGCTTACAAGATAAGAACCCAAAAGCCTGTATATACAACCAAAACGCAACAAATCACATTAGACGTGATCAACGTCGATGCTCCTTCCGCTGAACTTGAATACCACAGAATGGAACAATGGGAAAACGGGAAATGGACTGAATTCCCATTCATCGACAATCTTGGGTTTGCCGGAGGAGGCAGAACTCTGTCCAAAGGAGACACATTGCCGGAACATATCAGCATGTCAGAGTTTAAATATCTTTTAGAACCTAATAAATACAAAATTCATTTCTATGTCTTTGCTAACATCTACATCTATTGTACCGTAACAGACAAGAGTATTCAATCCGTAAAAAACAGCGAAATGAAAGGTGCTTTCAACTTCCGTGTATTAGACTCAAAGAACGATTCACTTCGCATTCTGTTTGAAAATCACACCAATCTGTCAGTACAACCCGTATATCTACCCAGTGTCGGAACAGACGAATTATACAATGTTCATCCGTATGCCCGTTCAGGCTGGGTCGGAGAATCCCAATGGATGAAAAGCCATGCTCTATTGAAAGGTGGAGAAGCCATGCTATTCAGTATTCCGATATCGTGGGACACCAATGGTTTACAATCACGCCACGATAAAGAGAGTTTCAAAGCAGGAATACTAGCTCCCGGAAAATATAAAATAGGATTACAGATTGAGGTTTATATGGAGACAGAGTTTAAGGTAGAATATTCACCTATACCTTTACAACCCACGGAAATCACTCATTAA
- a CDS encoding ADP-ribosylglycohydrolase family protein, giving the protein MIGAIAGDIIGSVYEFDNIKTTDFPLFTSESDYTDDTIMTVAVADWLLNGGDLTRVMQEYGRKYPCPMGGYGGRFSGWLREKDPQPYNSWGNGSAMRVSAVGWKFDSLEETLDVTRETAIVSHNHPEGIKGAQATAAAIYLARTGKSRQEIKQYIETTFSYDLNRTCDDIRPTYHFNESCQGTVPEAIIAFLDSTDFENAIRLAVSLGGDSDTLACITGGIAEAFYGVPDGIRSEVFKRIPRKFQEIVKQLVAY; this is encoded by the coding sequence ATGATAGGTGCAATAGCAGGAGACATTATCGGCTCCGTTTATGAATTCGATAATATAAAAACGACGGACTTTCCGCTGTTTACAAGTGAAAGTGATTATACGGACGACACGATCATGACAGTTGCTGTTGCAGACTGGCTGCTTAATGGGGGAGATCTGACTCGTGTCATGCAGGAATACGGACGTAAATATCCATGTCCGATGGGAGGTTACGGCGGTCGTTTTAGTGGTTGGCTTCGGGAAAAAGATCCGCAACCGTATAACAGCTGGGGAAATGGTTCAGCAATGCGGGTAAGTGCTGTCGGATGGAAATTCGATTCATTGGAAGAGACTTTGGATGTCACCAGGGAAACAGCTATTGTCTCTCATAACCATCCCGAAGGAATAAAAGGAGCCCAGGCTACCGCTGCTGCGATTTATTTGGCACGAACCGGAAAAAGCAGGCAAGAAATCAAACAATATATAGAAACTACTTTTTCCTACGATCTGAACCGTACCTGTGACGATATACGTCCGACTTATCATTTCAATGAAAGTTGCCAGGGCACCGTTCCCGAAGCAATCATCGCCTTCCTGGATAGTACAGATTTTGAAAACGCCATCCGCCTGGCTGTCTCTTTGGGTGGCGATAGCGATACGCTAGCCTGTATCACCGGAGGGATAGCCGAGGCTTTTTATGGCGTACCGGACGGAATCCGGTCGGAAGTATTCAAACGGATACCACGGAAATTTCAGGAGATAGTGAAGCAATTAGTTGCTTATTAG
- a CDS encoding phospholipase D-like domain-containing protein, which yields MLQYIKNEQHYSSLIEAIRQAKRTVWIGTADIKDLYIKEGKDAVPLLKLLEQKVKEGVEVRLIHAKEPGQNFRDDFDKYPLLWSRMERVLCPRVHFKLLIFDLKQVYIGSANLTGAALGMKGKDNRNFEAGIFTSVEELVTEAVEQFDELWMGIPCKTCQRKKYCSDRIT from the coding sequence ATGCTCCAATACATTAAAAACGAACAACATTACTCTTCCCTTATCGAGGCTATCCGGCAGGCAAAGCGGACAGTATGGATCGGCACGGCTGATATAAAAGACCTTTATATCAAAGAAGGAAAAGACGCTGTACCCCTCCTGAAGCTGTTGGAGCAAAAGGTGAAGGAAGGTGTCGAAGTACGTCTGATCCATGCTAAAGAACCGGGACAGAACTTCCGCGATGACTTTGATAAGTATCCTTTGCTTTGGAGTCGGATGGAGCGTGTGCTTTGTCCGCGTGTCCATTTCAAGTTATTGATATTCGACCTGAAGCAGGTCTATATCGGATCGGCAAACTTGACGGGAGCCGCGTTAGGCATGAAAGGAAAAGACAACCGTAACTTCGAAGCGGGAATCTTCACCTCCGTAGAAGAGCTGGTGACGGAAGCCGTCGAACAGTTCGATGAGCTTTGGATGGGGATTCCTTGCAAGACCTGTCAGCGGAAGAAGTATTGTTCGGACAGGATTACATGA
- the clpB gene encoding ATP-dependent chaperone ClpB, translated as MNLNNFTIKSQEAVQQAVQLVQKNNQQVIEPVHLLKAVIMTGESITNFLFQKLGVNIQNLNMVLDRQIESYPKVSGGEPYLSSESNAVLQKAIDYSGKMGDQYVSLEHIILALFTVKSTASQILKDAGVTEKELEKAIEELRKGNKVTSQSAEDTYDSLNKYAINLNERARSGKLDPVIGRDDEIRRVLQILSRRTKNNPILIGEPGVGKTAIAEGLAHRIVRGDVPENLKSKQIYSLDMGALIAGAKYKGEFEERLKSVVNEVTKSEGEIILFIDEIHTLVGAGKSDGAMDAANILKPALARGELRSIGATTLDEYQKYFEKDKALERRFQVVMVEEPDELDTISILRGLKEKYENHHKVRIKDDAIIAAVQLSTRYITDRFLPDKAIDLMDEAAARLRLQVDSVPESLDEVSRRIKQLEIEREAIKRENDKTKLEQLNKEIANLKEEEKKQKAQWESEKEQINKIQQNKIDIENLKFEADKAEREGDYGKVAEIRYGKLQAKEEEIKEIQAKLHTMQGAAAMIKEEVDSEDIADVVSRWTGIPVNKMMQSERDKLLRLEDELHTRVIGQEEAITAIADAVRRSRAGLQDPKRPIGSFIFLGTTGVGKTELAKALAEYLFDDENSMTRIDMSEYQEKFSATRLIGAPPGYVGYDEGGQLTEAIRRKPYSVVLFDEIEKAHPDVFNILLQVLDDGRLTDNKGRVVNFKNSIIIMTSNMGSSLIRESFEKITPDNREQVIDETRIQVLELLKKSIRPEFLNRIDEIIMFTPLNEEEIRKIVTLQLNSVKKMLANNGVALNFTDAAVDFISDAGYDSQFGARPVKRAIQKYVLNELSKEILGMKIDKNRPIIIDREGDGLVFKN; from the coding sequence ATGAATTTAAACAATTTTACAATTAAATCACAAGAGGCTGTTCAGCAGGCGGTGCAGTTGGTTCAGAAGAATAACCAACAGGTGATCGAACCTGTTCATTTGCTTAAGGCTGTCATTATGACGGGCGAAAGCATCACGAACTTCCTCTTCCAGAAACTGGGTGTGAATATCCAGAATCTGAACATGGTGCTGGATCGTCAGATAGAATCCTATCCGAAAGTATCCGGTGGCGAACCTTACCTGTCGAGCGAATCGAATGCCGTTTTACAGAAAGCAATCGATTATTCCGGTAAGATGGGTGACCAGTATGTTTCTCTGGAACATATCATTCTTGCTTTGTTTACCGTAAAAAGTACGGCTTCGCAGATATTGAAAGATGCCGGTGTTACGGAAAAAGAACTGGAGAAAGCGATCGAGGAATTGCGTAAGGGAAATAAAGTAACGAGCCAGTCGGCAGAAGATACATACGACTCTCTGAATAAATACGCCATCAACCTGAACGAACGTGCCCGTAGCGGCAAGCTCGACCCGGTGATCGGCCGTGATGACGAGATCCGTCGTGTACTTCAGATCCTGAGCCGTCGTACAAAGAACAACCCGATCCTGATCGGTGAACCGGGTGTCGGTAAAACAGCTATCGCCGAAGGCTTGGCACACCGTATTGTTCGTGGCGACGTTCCGGAGAATCTGAAATCAAAACAGATTTACTCTTTGGATATGGGGGCATTGATTGCCGGTGCCAAATATAAAGGAGAATTTGAGGAACGGTTGAAATCCGTAGTCAACGAGGTGACCAAGTCGGAAGGCGAGATCATCCTTTTCATCGATGAGATCCATACATTGGTAGGAGCCGGTAAGAGCGACGGGGCTATGGATGCCGCCAATATCCTGAAACCGGCGTTGGCACGTGGTGAATTGCGTTCTATCGGTGCGACGACACTGGATGAATATCAGAAATATTTTGAAAAAGATAAGGCGTTGGAACGTCGTTTCCAGGTTGTGATGGTCGAAGAACCGGATGAACTGGATACTATTTCGATCCTGCGTGGTCTGAAAGAGAAGTACGAAAACCATCATAAGGTACGTATCAAAGACGATGCCATTATCGCTGCCGTCCAGCTTTCGACACGGTATATTACCGACCGTTTCCTGCCGGATAAGGCGATCGACCTGATGGATGAGGCTGCTGCCCGTCTGCGTTTGCAGGTGGATTCGGTGCCCGAATCATTGGATGAAGTTTCCCGCCGTATCAAACAGCTGGAGATCGAACGCGAAGCCATCAAACGTGAAAACGATAAGACGAAACTGGAACAGTTGAACAAGGAAATCGCCAACCTCAAGGAAGAAGAAAAGAAACAGAAAGCCCAGTGGGAAAGCGAAAAGGAACAGATCAACAAGATCCAGCAAAATAAGATCGACATCGAGAACCTGAAGTTTGAAGCCGATAAGGCAGAACGTGAAGGCGATTACGGTAAGGTTGCCGAGATCCGTTACGGCAAACTGCAGGCGAAAGAAGAAGAGATCAAGGAAATACAGGCTAAGCTGCACACCATGCAGGGTGCTGCCGCCATGATCAAAGAGGAAGTCGACAGCGAAGACATTGCCGATGTGGTATCCCGTTGGACTGGTATTCCCGTCAACAAGATGATGCAGAGCGAACGCGACAAACTACTCCGCCTGGAAGACGAATTGCACACCCGTGTGATCGGTCAGGAAGAGGCTATTACAGCTATTGCGGATGCCGTGCGTCGTAGCCGTGCCGGATTGCAAGATCCGAAACGTCCGATCGGTTCGTTCATTTTCCTCGGTACGACCGGTGTGGGTAAGACAGAGCTTGCCAAAGCGTTGGCTGAATATCTGTTTGACGATGAGAACAGCATGACCCGTATTGATATGAGTGAGTATCAAGAGAAATTCAGTGCGACTCGTCTGATCGGTGCACCTCCGGGATATGTCGGTTACGATGAAGGTGGACAGTTGACGGAAGCAATTCGCCGTAAACCTTATTCTGTCGTCCTGTTCGACGAGATCGAAAAGGCACATCCGGACGTATTCAATATCCTGTTGCAGGTATTGGACGATGGTCGTCTGACGGACAACAAGGGACGCGTCGTGAACTTCAAGAACTCGATCATCATCATGACCAGCAATATGGGTTCATCCCTGATTCGTGAAAGCTTCGAGAAGATCACTCCCGATAACCGTGAGCAAGTAATCGATGAAACCCGTATACAGGTACTGGAATTACTGAAGAAATCCATTCGTCCGGAATTCCTGAACCGTATCGACGAGATCATCATGTTCACCCCGCTGAATGAGGAAGAGATCCGTAAGATCGTTACCTTGCAGTTGAACAGCGTGAAGAAGATGCTGGCAAACAACGGTGTTGCCTTGAATTTTACAGATGCTGCCGTCGATTTTATCTCGGATGCAGGTTACGATTCCCAGTTCGGTGCCCGTCCGGTGAAACGTGCTATTCAGAAATATGTCCTTAACGAACTGTCGAAGGAGATACTGGGTATGAAGATCGATAAGAACCGTCCGATCATTATCGATCGGGAAGGGGATGGACTGGTATTTAAGAATTGA
- a CDS encoding lipocalin-like domain-containing protein, protein MKKTITCGLLLPIATLVLIACSGNNNLTNQLKGSWVAPINGMPEQMEGFELKDDGLASSINMATLVYEKWETIKLDNADALVLQGKSIGNGQTLSFSDTLKIDKISENSLTLTQDSYTRTYTKK, encoded by the coding sequence ATGAAAAAGACGATTACGTGTGGCCTCTTATTACCTATCGCCACACTGGTATTGATTGCTTGCAGCGGAAATAATAATCTTACAAACCAATTAAAAGGTTCCTGGGTCGCTCCTATCAACGGTATGCCCGAACAAATGGAAGGTTTCGAACTGAAAGACGATGGACTTGCCTCTTCTATCAATATGGCAACACTGGTTTATGAGAAGTGGGAAACTATAAAACTGGACAATGCTGATGCCTTGGTACTTCAGGGAAAAAGTATCGGCAACGGACAAACACTCTCATTCTCCGACACACTAAAGATTGACAAGATATCTGAAAACTCACTGACGCTCACCCAAGACAGTTACACCAGAACATATACAAAAAAGTAA
- a CDS encoding HU family DNA-binding protein gives MCAKYTFYKNPPNRETGETGSLYAKVVSDGKITTDLLADEIAGICSFSSGDVKGVIRALSDRLAFHLKYGETVDLDGIGNFSVTLKTPKGITSPKQIRAESISFNNVVYRSSPQLKQQLKAMPLERAVLPKRKEQAEEERLKRILTRLETSHLISSSDCMCFNQCSRYQALKDLKKLHEQGKLLRLGRGKQKYYVLKESWQKGMRKEEESKE, from the coding sequence ATGTGTGCTAAATATACGTTTTATAAGAATCCACCGAACCGGGAAACGGGAGAAACAGGTTCGCTGTATGCCAAAGTCGTTTCCGATGGAAAGATCACGACTGACCTGCTGGCGGATGAGATAGCCGGCATCTGTTCGTTCAGTTCCGGCGATGTAAAGGGGGTGATTCGTGCTTTATCGGACAGGTTGGCCTTTCATTTGAAATATGGCGAAACCGTTGACCTGGATGGGATAGGTAACTTTTCTGTTACCTTGAAGACTCCGAAGGGCATCACCAGCCCGAAGCAAATTCGTGCCGAGTCGATCAGTTTTAACAATGTTGTCTACCGTTCCTCTCCCCAACTTAAGCAGCAACTGAAAGCAATGCCTCTTGAACGTGCCGTCCTTCCCAAACGCAAGGAACAGGCTGAAGAGGAACGGCTGAAGCGCATCCTCACCCGACTGGAAACCAGCCACCTCATTTCTTCCTCCGATTGCATGTGTTTTAATCAATGCAGCCGTTATCAAGCCCTGAAAGACCTGAAGAAGCTTCACGAACAAGGCAAGTTGCTTCGTTTGGGAAGAGGAAAACAGAAATATTACGTGTTGAAAGAAAGCTGGCAGAAAGGGATGCGGAAAGAGGAAGAAAGCAAAGAGTAG
- a CDS encoding RNA polymerase sigma factor, with the protein MNMIKGEADFLSALESNISILIKIARVYAYTTHDRKDLINDIILELWKSYPKFKGDSKISTWIYRVSLNVALNVKRKQDNNKVLFFDELKVADGSDILEVPTDNSSEIGQLYQCIESLSEQNKAIILLYLDDKSYEEISQILGLSRTNVSTRLNRIKEQLRKQMNPNK; encoded by the coding sequence ATGAATATGATAAAAGGTGAAGCAGACTTCCTTTCTGCGCTGGAATCGAACATAAGCATACTGATCAAGATCGCCCGGGTGTATGCTTATACCACGCACGACAGGAAAGACCTGATCAATGACATCATCCTCGAATTGTGGAAGTCGTACCCGAAGTTTAAAGGCGACTCCAAAATATCGACCTGGATCTATCGCGTCTCGCTCAACGTGGCGTTGAATGTCAAAAGAAAGCAGGACAATAACAAAGTATTGTTTTTCGATGAGTTGAAGGTAGCGGACGGCAGTGATATCCTCGAAGTCCCGACCGACAACTCCTCTGAAATCGGCCAACTCTATCAGTGCATCGAAAGTTTATCGGAACAGAACAAGGCTATTATCCTATTGTATCTGGATGATAAATCATACGAAGAGATCTCTCAAATCCTCGGTCTGTCCAGGACGAACGTCAGTACACGTTTGAACCGGATAAAAGAGCAATTAAGAAAACAAATGAACCCCAATAAATGA